In Citrus sinensis cultivar Valencia sweet orange chromosome 4, DVS_A1.0, whole genome shotgun sequence, one DNA window encodes the following:
- the LOC102618728 gene encoding caffeoylshikimate esterase-like, with product MASEIDHNIKYDEEFILNSRGVKLFTCSWIPQNQEPKALIFICHGYAMECSIGMNSTAIRLANEGYACYGIDYQGHGKSAGLSGYINNFDDLVDDCLNHFTSICEKEENKEKMRYLLGESMGGAMVLLLHRKKPDYFDGAVLVAPMCKIAENVKPHPLVISVLTKLCKFIPTWKIIPSQDIVDVAFKLPEKRKEIRANPYCYKGRPRLKTGYELMRVSMDLENRLDEVSIPFIVLHGEEDKVTDKAVSIQLFKVASSSDKTMKLYEGMWHGLLYGEPEENTQIVFRDILNWLDERVATGNSRIEMELKHNNDDLISLK from the exons ATG GCTTCTGAAATTGATCACAATATCAAATATGATGAG GAATTTATCTTGAATTCTCGAGGAGTAAAGCTCTTTACATGTAGCTGGATTCCGCAGAACCAAGAACCAAAGGCTTTGATTTTCATATGCCATGGCTATGCAATGGAGTGCAGCATCGGAATGAACA gtACCGCTATTAGGCTAGCTAATGAAGGCTATGCATGTTACGGAATTGATTATCAAGGCCATGGAAAGTCAGCTGGGTTGAGTGGTTACATCAACAACTTTGATGATCTTGTTGATGATTGCTTGAATCATTTTACAAGCATCTGTG AAAAGGAAGAgaataaggaaaaaatgaGATATTTACTGGGAGAGTCAATGGGGGGAGCAATGGTTCTCCTGTTACACAGGAAAAAGCCAGATTATTTTGATGGTGCGGTATTGGTGGCTCCTATGTGTAAG ATTGCTGAAAATGTGAAGCCACATCCTCTTGTTATCTCTGTCCTCACCAAGCTTTGCAAATTTATTCCAACTTGGAAAATCATCCCGAGTCAAGATATCGTTGATGTTGCATTTAAATTAcctgagaaaagaaaagag ATTAGAGCAAATCCGTATTGTTACAAAGGGCGTCCCCGATTGAAAACCGGTTACGAACTTATGAGGGTCAGTATGGATCTTGAGAATAGACTTGACGAG GTTTCAATACCGTTTATAGTTCTCCACGGCGAAGAGGATAAAGTGACGGATAAAGCTGTTAGCATTCAATTATTCAAAGTGGCATCGAGCTCTGACAAGACCATGAAGCTTTACGAGGGGATGTGGCACGGTTTGCTTTACGGGGAGCCAGAGGAGAACACACAGATTGTGTTCAGGGACATTTTGAATTGGTTAGATGAGAGGGTTGCCACGGGCAATTCAAGAATAGAGATGGAACTAAAACATAACAATGATGATTTGATAAGTCTGAAGTGA
- the LOC102619030 gene encoding spliceosome-associated protein 130 A produces the protein MYLYSLTLQQPTGIIAAINGNFSGTKTPEIVVARGKVLELLRPENSGRIETLVSTEIFGAIRSLAQFRLTGSQKDYIVVGSDSGRIVILEYNPSKNVFDKIHQETFGKSGCRRIVPGQYLAVDPKGRAVMIGACEKQKLVYVLNRDTAARLTISSPLEAHKSHTIVYSICGIDCGFDNPIFAAIELDYSEADQDSTGQAASEAQKNLTFYELDLGLNHVSRKWSEPVDNGANMLVTVPGGGDGPSGVLVCAENFVIYKNQGHPDVRAVIPRRADLPAERGVLIVSAATHRQKTLFFFLLQTEYGDIFKVTLEHDNEHVSELKIKYFDTIPVTASMCVLKSGYLFAASEFGNHALYQFQAIGADPDVEASSSTLMETEEGFQPVFFQPRGLKNLVRIEQVESLMPIMDMRIANLFEEEAPQIFTLCGRGPRSSLRILRPGLAVSEMAVSQLPGVPSAVWTVKKNVNDEFDAYIVVSFNNATLVLSIGETVEEVSDSGFLDTTPSLAVSLIGDDSLMQVHPSGIRHIREDGRINEWRTPGKRTIVKVGSNRLQVVIALSGGELIYFEVDMTGQLLEVEKHEMSGDVACLDIASVPEGRKRSRFLAVGSYDNTIRILSLDPDDCMQILSVQSVSSPPESLLFLEVQASVGGEDGADHPASLFLNAGLQNGVLFRTVVDMVTGQLSDSRSRFLGLRPPKLFSVVVGGRAAMLCLSSRPWLGYIHRGRFLLTPLSYETLEYAASFSSDQCVEGVVSVAGNALRVFTIERLGETFNETALPLRYTPRRFVLQPKKKLMVIIETDQGALTAEEREAAKKECFEAAGMGENGNGNMDQMENGDDENKYDPLSDEQYGYPKAESDKWVSCIRVLDPRSANTTCLLELQDNEAAFSICTVNFHDKEHGTLLAVGTAKGLQFWPKRNIVAGYIHIYRFVEEGKSLELLHKTQVEGIPLALCQFQGRLLAGIGPVLRLYDLGKKRLLRKCENKLFPNTIVSINTYRDRIYVGDIQESFHFCKYRRDENQLYIFADDSVPRWLTAAHHIDFDTMAGADKFGNIYFVRLPQDVSDEIEEDPTGGKIKWEQGKLNGAPNKMEEIVQFHVGDVVTSLQKASLVPGGGESVIYGTVMGSLGAMLAFSSRDDVDFFSHLEMHMRQEHPPLCGRDHMAYRSAYFPVKDVIDGDLCEQFPTLSLDLQRKIADELDRTPGEILKKLEEIRNKIV, from the exons ATGTACCTCTACAGTCTCACCCTCCAGCAACCTACCGGCATAATAGCCGCCATTAACGGCAACTTCTCCGGCACCAAAACCCCCGAAATCGTCGTCGCCCGCGGCAAGGTCCTCGAGCTTCTCCGCCCCGAAAACTCCGGCAGGATCGAAACCCTCGTCTCCACCGAAATCTTTGGCGCTATTCGCTCCCTTGCCCAGTTCCGCCTTACCGGCTCGCAAAAAGACTACATCGTCGTCGGTTCGGACTCGGGTCGGATCGTAATCCTTGAATACAATCCGTCAAAGAATGTCTTCGATAAAATTCATCAAGAGACTTTCGGGAAGTCGGGTTGCCGTCGGATCGTTCCGGGTCAGTACTTGGCCGTTGACCCCAAGGGTCGAGCCGTTATGATTGGTGCTTGTGAAAAgcaaaaattagtttatgttTTGAATAGAGACACTGCTGCTAGGTTAACAATCTCTTCGCCTTTAGAAGCACATAAATCACACACGATAGTTTATTCAATATGCGGAATTGATTGCGGGTTTGATAACCCTATTTTCGCTGCCATTGAGTTGGATTACTCTGAGGCTGACCAGGATTCTACTGGGCAGGCTGCAAGCGAGGCACAGAAGAATTTGACATTTTATGAGCTAGATTTAGGGCTTAATCATGTTTCCAGGAAATGGTCAGAACCAGTGGATAATGGGGCTAATATGTTAGTTACGGTGCCTGGAGGAGGGGATGGGCCTAGTGGAGTTTTGGTTTGTGCTgagaattttgttatttataagAATCAGGGTCATCCGGATGTTAGGGCTGTGATTCCTAGACGAGCGGATTTGCCAGCCGAACGTGGGGTTTTGATTGTTTCAGCCGCGACTCATAGGCAGAAaacattgtttttctttttgttgcaGACTGAGTATGGGGATATATTTAAGGTTACTTTGGAGCATGATAATGAGCATGTTAGTGAGTTGAAGATTAAGTATTTTGATACTATTCCGGTGACTGCATCAATGTGTGTGTTGAAGTCAGGGTATTTGTTTGCTGCTTCTGAGTTTGGGAACCATGCTTTGTATCAGTTTCAAGCAATTGGGGCTGACCCTGATGTAGAGGCCTCATCTTCTACGTTGATGGAGACTGAAGAAGGATTTCAGCCCGTGTTTTTTCAGCCTAGAGGGTTGAAGAATCTTGTGAGGATTGAGCAAGTTGAAAGTCTGATGCCAATAATGGATATGAGGATTGCGAATTTGTTTGAGGAGGAAGCGCCCCAGATATTTACATTATGTGGACGTGGTCCTCGTTCGTCTCTTAGGATACTGAGGCCAGGTTTGGCTGTGAGTGAGATGGCTGTGTCGCAGCTTCCTGGTGTCCCAAGTGCTGTTTGGACTGTGAAAAAGAATGTTAATGATGAGTTTGACGCATACattgttgtttctttcaaCAATGCCACTCTTGTGCTTTCAATTGGTGAAACTGTTGAAGAAGTTAGTGATAGCGGGTTTCTTGATACCACCCCTTCACTTGCTGTTTCACTAATAGGTGATGACTCTCTGATGCAAGTTCATCCCAGTGGTATTAGGCATATTAGGGAAGATGGTCGTATTAATGAGTGGAGAACTCCAGGAAAGAGGACAATTGTTAAGGTTGGTTCCAATAGACTTCAGGTGGTTATTGCACTGAGTGGAGGGGAGCTTATTTACTTCGAAGTAGATATGACCGGACAACTGTTGGAAGTGGAGAAGCATGAAATGTCTGGAGATGTGGCATGTTTGGATATTGCTTCAGTTCCTGAAGGAAGGAAGAGATCCCGTTTCCTTGCTGTGGGTTCGTATGACAATACAATACGTATCTTATCATTGGATCCTGATGACTGTATGCAGATACTGAGTGTCCAAAGTGTGTCATCACCTCCAGAGTCGCTCCTTTTCCTTGAAGTGCAGGCATCGGTTGGTGGAGAGGATGGTGCTGATCATCCTGCTAGTCTTTTCCTCAATGCTGGTTTGCAGAATGGGGTTCTGTTTAGAACAGTGGTAGATATGGTGACAGGTCAGCTTTCAGATTCGCGTTCCAGATTCTTGGGATTGAGACCCCCAAAGCTCTTTTCTGTTGTTGTGGGAGGCCGGGCTGCGATGCTTTGCTTGTCTAGTCGACCATGGCTTGGTTATATTCATCGAGGACGGTTCCTTTTAACACCTTTATCTTATGAGACTCTTGAATACGCTGCCTCATTTTCATCTGATCAGTGTGTGGAGGGTGTTGTTTCTGTTGCTGGGAATGCATTGAGGGTTTTTACCATTGAGCGACTAGGAGAAACCTTTAATGAAACAGCTCTTCCTTTAAGGTACACACCAAGAAGATTTGTTCTTCAACCTAAGAAGAAATTGATGGTAATTATTGAGACTGATCAAGGAGCACTCACTGCGGAAGAGCGTGAAGCTGCGAAAAAGGAGTGCTTTGAGGCTGCTGGAATGGGGGAAAATGGAAATGGTAATATGGACCAGATGGAGAATGGTGACGATGAGAATAAGTATGATCCCCTCTCCGATGAGCAATATGGTTATCCGAAGGCAGAATCAGACAAGTGGGTTTCTTGCATTAGAGTTCTTGATCCAAGATCAGCTAATACTACTTGCCTACTAGAACTTCAGGACAATGAGGCTGCCTTCAGCATTTGTACTGTGAATTTTCATGATAAGGAGCATGGAACTCTCTTGGCTGTTGGTACAGCTAAGGGACTGCAGTTTTGGCCCAAAAGAAACATTGTTGCTGgttatattcatatttatagGTTTGTGGAAGAGGGGAAATCCCTTGAACTACTGCACAAGACACAAGTAGAGGGCATTCCTCTTGCTTTATGCCAGTTTCAGGGTAGATTACTTGCTGGAATAGGCCCTGTGCTGAGATTGTATGACTTGGGGAAGAAGAGATTGCTTAGAAAATGTGAGAATAAGCTGTTTCCTAACACTATTGTCTCAATTAACACCTATCGTGATCGAATCTATGTAGGTGACATCCAAGAG TCATTCCATTTCTGCAAGTATAGACGGGATGAGAATCAACTCTATATTTTTGCTGACGATTCTGTTCCAAGATGGCTCACTGCAGCACATCACATAGATTTTGACACCATGGCCGGTGCCGACAAGTTTGGTAATATCTATTTTGTGCGACTACCACAGGATGTTTCTGATGAGATAGAAGAAGATCCGACTGGTGGGAAGATAAAGTGGGAGCAGGGGAAGCTTAACGGAGCTCCCAACAAGATGGAGGAGATAGTACAGTTTCATGTTGGTGATGTGGTCACATCCTTGCAGAAGGCATCCCTGGTTCCAGGTGGTGGGGAGAGTGTCATTTATGGAACAGTGATGGGTAGCTTGGGAGCTATGCTTGCATTTTCATCCCGTGATGACGTTGACTTCTTTTCTCACCTTGAGATGCATATGAGGCAGGAACATCCACCTTTATGTGGTCGTGATCACATGGCTTACAGATCAGCTTATTTCCCTGTTAAG GACGTGATTGATGGGGATCTATGTGAGCAGTTCCCAACCCTGTCTTTAGATTTGCAAAGAAAAATTGCCGATGAATTGGATAGGACTCCTGGAGAGATCCTCAAGAAACTTGAAGAAATCAGAAACAAGATCGTTtga
- the LOC102629608 gene encoding caffeoylshikimate esterase-like, whose protein sequence is MVTPTRINHPIMGKQRVKGILIVGLFDVLQAERTESVRYEEDFTENSRGLKLFTCRWLPINQEPKALIFICHGYAMECSITMDSTATRLVNVGYGVYGMDCEGHGKSDGLQAYIENFDNLVDDYDNHFTSICERGENKGKMKFLLGESMGGAMALLLHRKKPDYWSGAILAAPMCKIANDMKPHPVMISILSTLCKWLPKWKAIKGQDIIEIAFKEAAVREQVRANKYCYKGPPRMKTGYELFRISLDLEKRLQEVSLPFLVLHGEEDKVTDQSASKELFEVASSKDKDLKLYPGMWHGLLYGEPLENINIVFRDIINWLDKRVSSGNSEM, encoded by the exons ATGGTCACGCCCACAAGGATAAACCATCCTATCATGGGAAAACAAAGGGTAAAAGGG ATTCTTATTGTTGGTTTGTTCGATGTTTTACAGGCTGAGAGAACTGAAAGTGTCAGATATGAAGAG gatTTTACCGAAAACTCGCGGGGATTAAAGCTTTTCACATGCAGATGGCTTCCAATCAATCAAGAACCAAAAGCATTGATCTTCATTTGCCATGGCTATGCCATGGAGTGTAGCATCACCATGGACA GCACTGCAACACGGCTTGTAAATGTGGGATATGGAGTGTATGGGATGGATTGTGAAGGTCATGGAAAATCAGATGGCTTGCAAGCCtatatagaaaattttgataatcttGTAGACGACTATGACAATCATTTCACTAGCATTTGTG AGAGGGGAGAAAATAAAGGGAAGATGAAATTCTTGTTAGGAGAGTCCATGGGAGGAGCAATGGCTCTTCTTTTACACAGAAAGAAGCCTGATTACTGGAGTGGTGCTATCTTGGCTGCACCCATGTGCAAG aTTGCAAATGACATGAAGCCACATCCTGTTATGATCAGCATTTTGAGCACCCTTTGCAAGTGGCTTCCAAAATGGAAAGCAATCAAAGGTCAGGATATCATCGAGATTGCGTTTAAAGAGGCTGCCGTTAGAGAGCAG GTTAGAGCAAATAAATATTGCTACAAAGGGCCACCTCGGATGAAAACTGGCTATGAGCTTTTCAGAATTAGCTTGGATCTGGAAAAGAGGCTTCAGGAG GTTTCGCTGCCGTTTTTGGTTCTTCATGGAGAGGAAGACAAGGTGACAGATCAAAGCGCAAGCAAGGAATTGTTTGAAGTGGCTTCGAGCAAGGATAAGGATCTCAAATTGTATCCAGGAATGTGGCATGGTTTACTCTATGGAGAGCCACTAGAGAATATTAACATTGTGTTTAGAGACATTATCAATTGGTTAGATAAGAGAGTTTCTTCCGGAAATTCAGAAATGTAG
- the LOC102629890 gene encoding dirigent protein 9 — MQQLHTSTPFFLSLIKVIYTAPDFSFRHQQIVYHICFLKSFSRSYSFFTMAKAYIFTSKAIKATISLLFLGIALRCANSARILAEVDPQPPVIVDSPEPTNPVATTVPPTTTLPSGQFPATAAPDATPDDDSDAPGAEAPTKVIPPIDNDDDAAAPVDDVAPLPAVPTTSSPSGPASPAVAASATVASPGPQTPPLCFFMHDILGGSHPSARVVTGIIADTEINGIPFSKSNDNFFPVQGGTPLLTQNNLNDIINPDNVPFLTGLNGAQPSTVLQDTGTSNIVNGDDNQPFVSAGQLPSGVTLQKLMFGTMTVIDDELTEGHELGSGVIGKAQGFYLASSLDGTSQTIALTALLHGEEHDHDHHDVLDTISFFGVYRTASHESQVAVIGGSGKYENAKGYATVETIHQEDQHTTDGVDTIVKFSVYLTDAE; from the coding sequence ATGCAACAACTCCATACATCAActccattttttctttcgCTAATCAAAGTTATATATACAGCACCAGATTTCTCCTTTCGCCATCAACAAATTGTGTATCATATCTGTTTCTTAAAATCCTTCTCTCGATCATACTCTTTCTTCACAATGGCTAAAGCTTACATATTCACATCAAAAGCAATCAAGGCAACCATCTCCCTCTTGTTCCTAGGCATCGCTCTTAGATGTGCAAATTCAGCAAGAATCCTTGCTGAGGTGGATCCTCAGCCCCCGGTCATTGTTGACTCACCTGAACCAACCAATCCAGTGGCGACAACTGTTCCTCCAACCACCACATTGCCTAGTGGCCAGTTTCCAGCCACCGCCGCCCCTGATGCCACGCCAGATGATGACTCCGATGCACCGGGGGCTGAAGCCCCCACTAAGGTGATCCCGCCaattgataatgatgatgatgcgGCAGCACCTGTGGATGACGTGGCACCATTACCTGCAGTTCCCACCACCTCATCACCAAGCGGACCAGCGTCACCAGCTGTTGCCGCTAGCGCCACGGTGGCAAGTCCAGGCCCACAAACCCCACCATTGTGCTTTTTTATGCATGATATACTAGGTGGATCCCACCCATCAGCCAGGGTGGTGACAGGGATCATTGCCGACACAGAGATCAACGGCATCCCTTTCTCCAAGTCCAACGACAACTTCTTCCCAGTCCAAGGGGGGACCCCGCTTTTAACCCAAAACAACCTCAACGACATCATAAATCCCGACAACGTCCCCTTCCTAACAGGCCTTAACGGGGCACAACCCAGCACTGTGTTACAAGACACAGGCACCAGCAACATTGTCAATGGCGACGACAACCAACCTTTTGTCTCCGCCGGGCAGCTCCCCAGCGGAGTCACGCTGCAGAAGCTCATGTTCGGCACGATGACCGTGATCGACGACGAACTAACCGAAGGGCACGAGCTGGGGTCAGGTGTCATTGGCAAGGCACAAGGATTTTACTTAGCCAGCTCTCTTGATGGAACAAGTCAAACAATTGCATTGACTGCATTGCTGCATGGAGAAGAACATGATCACGATCATCATGATGTTCTGGATACTATTAGCTTCTTTGGGGTTTATCGGACGGCGTCGCATGAGTCTCAGGTTGCAGTGATTGGTGGGAGTGGGAAGTATGAGAATGCTAAGGGGTACGCAACTGTTGAAACGATTCATCAGGAGGATCAGCATACAACGGACGGTGTGGATACCATTGTCAAGTTCAGTGTTTATCTTACCGATGCTGAGTAG
- the LOC112498922 gene encoding dirigent protein 25-like, translating into MANKLPSSIALLLLLLFMINSQSSSARNLGNTTPSHHHDHHNNRHKITFLIKDVLNINVTTKSKPATTKVTSQLPFPKPLGLFPPIDGIPIYESNPSVPVPGLSTQTLDVSNFGLFFPPRATLQELEFGTLMAIDEDLFGSSGSRSQEVLGTAQGIYVASSEDGTSHMMAMTASFANGSEFKDSLRFFGVHRKDGAESHIAVIGGTGKYDGANGYATVKAVSAGSAAGLEQDANKFLMFNVYLS; encoded by the coding sequence ATGGCCAACAAGCTCCCATCCTCCATAGCCTTGTTACTCTTGTTATTGTTTATGATCAACAGTCAATCATCCTCAGCTAGAAACCTTGGCAACACAACTCCGAGCCATCACCACGACCATCACAACAACCGTCACAAAATCACATTCCTTATCAAAGATGTGCTCAATATCAATGTCACCACCAAATCAAAACCTGCAACTACTAAAGTCACCAGTCAGCTGCCATTCCCTAAACCATTAGGCCTTTTTCCTCCCATCGATGGAATCCCGATATACGAATCCAACCCCTCAGTTCCGGTCCCCGGATTGTCAACTCAAACACTTGATGTGTCTAACTTTGGTCTGTTTTTTCCACCTAGAGCTACTCTTCAGGAGTTGGAATTTGGGACACTGATGGCTATTGATGAGGACTTGTTTGGAAGCTCAGGATCTCGCTCACAAGAAGTACTTGGAACAGCACAAGGGATATATGTTGCTAGTTCTGAAGATGGGACTAGTCATATGATGGCTATGACTGCAAGTTTTGCTAATGGTAGTGAGTTCAAGGATAGCCTGAGATTTTTCGGGGTGCATCGGAAAGATGGAGCTGAGTCTCATATTGCTGTTATCGGTGGCACAGGAAAATATGATGGCGCAAATGGATATGCAACTGTTAAGGCTGTATCCGCAGGGTCAGCTGCTGGCCTAGAACAGGATGCTAACAAGTTCTTAATGTTCAATGTTTATCTGAGTTAG
- the LOC102619332 gene encoding dirigent protein 25-like, translating to METHKLMFLVLLMIAMLSATSARVLEEQPEPLASSDPITTPVSTTQLNPTVATTATATTTGAKPDPGHDHDHDHTLIFFMHDILGGSNPSALAITGIVNNPAVSGQVAFAKPNGANLAINTGVPQSNGNNGLINNNNVPFLTGLSGITQNVVQNNGNNFNANGINFPAATGGQLPSGSVLQKLMFGTMTVIDDELTEGHELRSAFLGKAQGFYVASSVDGTSHTMAFTTMFAEGHYVDSLSFFGVHRTAVSESQLAIMGGTGKYVNAKGFAIVKTIPETRQQETDGIETLLEFVVYISY from the coding sequence ATGGAAACCCACAAACTAATGTTCCTTGTCCTATTGATGATTGCCATGTTATCCGCCACATCAGCTCGAGTTCTCGAAGAGCAACCAGAGCCCCTGGCCTCTTCCGATCCCATCACGACACCTGTTTCCACTACACAACTTAATCCCACTGTGGCCACTACAGCCACTGCTACCACTACAGGTGCTAAACCTGACCCCGGCCACGACCACGACCACGACCACACCCTCATCTTCTTCATGCATGACATTCTCGGTGGGTCCAACCCTTCGGCTCTCGCGATCACCGGCATCGTCAACAACCCGGCTGTCAGCGGCCAAGTCGCTTTCGCCAAGCCTAACGGTGCAAACCTCGCTATTAACACTGGGGTACCCCAAAGTAATGGCAACAATGGTCttataaacaacaacaacgtACCGTTCCTCACAGGCCTGAGTGGCATCACACAAAATGTTGTACAAAACAATGGCAACAATTTCAACGCCAATGGAATCAACTTCCCTGCTGCCACTGGAGGCCAGCTTCCGTCCGGGTCGGTGCTGCAAAAGCTGATGTTCGGCACAATGACTGTGATTGACGATGAGCTAACCGAAGGGCACGAGCTAAGGTCAGCATTTTTGGGCAAGGCACAAGGGTTTTATGTTGCTAGCTCTGTTGATGGGACTAGCCACACCATGGCATTTACGACTATGTTCGCGGAAGGACACTATGTTGATAGCCTGAGCTTCTTCGGGGTTCATCGGACAGCTGTGTCGGAGTCTCAGCTGGCGATTATGGGCGGTACCGGGAAGTATGTTAATGCAAAGGGTTTTGCTATTGTCAAGACTATACCAGAGACTAGGCAGCAAGAAACTGATGGAATTGAGACGCTGCTGGAATTTGTTGTTTATATAAgttattga